One region of Cellvibrio zantedeschiae genomic DNA includes:
- a CDS encoding DNA-3-methyladenine glycosylase, whose product MKSTALNFLRPSHEVARDLIGATFTVNGVGGIIVETEAYDQSEPASHTFVGKTPRNIAMFGAPARAYVYRSYGIHWCLNFVCEAEGHGAGVLIRAIEPIIGLQTMMERRGVDKVNLLCSGPGKLGQALAIQHSFNGMSLYDSPFELIPAAKPADVICGPRIGISKAVDLPWRFGLAGSPFLSRPFR is encoded by the coding sequence ATGAAATCTACAGCTCTTAATTTTTTACGTCCATCACATGAAGTTGCGCGCGATTTGATCGGCGCAACTTTTACTGTAAATGGTGTCGGTGGAATTATTGTCGAGACAGAAGCCTACGACCAGAGCGAACCGGCATCACATACATTTGTTGGCAAAACACCACGTAATATAGCTATGTTTGGTGCTCCAGCACGCGCGTATGTTTATCGTTCCTACGGCATTCATTGGTGTTTAAATTTTGTGTGCGAAGCAGAAGGTCATGGTGCGGGTGTTTTGATTCGCGCGATTGAACCCATCATAGGTTTGCAGACTATGATGGAAAGACGTGGAGTTGATAAGGTTAACTTACTGTGTTCCGGTCCAGGTAAGCTGGGGCAAGCATTGGCGATACAACATAGCTTTAACGGCATGTCTTTGTATGATTCGCCTTTTGAATTAATTCCTGCAGCAAAACCGGCTGATGTTATCTGTGGTCCGCGTATTGGTATTTCAAAAGCAGTTGATTTGCCGTGGCGATTTGGTTTGGCGGGCTCGCCTTTTTTGAGTAGGCCGTTTCGTTAA